The window ATAGAGTTAGAGAAACAAGGATTTGAAGATATAAAACTACAGTTAATCCCACAAAAAAAGTTTTCTTTTGAAATCGATATATTTAAGCCAAAAGTAAAAGAAAAAGACCTTGCTTTATTTACACGGCAGTTAGGCGCTATGATTGCTGCCGGTGTTGGTATTGCTGAAGCACTTGAAATTTTGGCAGAGCAGATGCCAAATAAAACTCTTAGAGAAGCTCTAAAAGAAGTAAAGGAAGATGTTGTTGCAGGTATGTCTCTTTCAAAAGCAATGGCTAAACATCCAAAAGTTTTTCCTGAATTTCTCGTGAATTTAATAGAAGCTGCAGAAGAATCAGGTAATTTGGATGTTATTCTTCAAAGAGCAACCCAATATTATGAAAAAATTGCTGCAATTAAAAGAAAAATTATAAGTGCTTCCTGGTATCCTGCAATGGTTGTTGTTATAGCAACTGTTATTGTTTTGGGAATTTTAACTTTTATTGTTCCGACATTTGCCAATCTATATGCAAGCATGGGAGGGCAACTTCCATTTCTTACACAACTACTGATCGATATAAGTAATACTCTCAAAAATAATATTTTGATAATTATAGGTGTAATTATTGGAATAATTATATTAAATAAATTTATATACAGCACAAAAGCCGGTAAAGAGTTCTATCATAGATTATTCCTTAAACTCCCCCTTCTTGGAAATATATTTCTAAAAGGTGCTATAGCAAAATTTGCAAGAACACTTGCAACACTTATTGCAGGTGGTGTTCCTATTATGCGTTCCCTTGAAATTTCGGCATCTGTTGCAGGAAACGTTGTTGTAGAAAAAGCTATTCTTGAAGCGAAAGATAAAGTAGAAAAAGGTCAGGAGATATATAAATCCCTTGACCCAAAAATTTTCCCGCCTATATTAATCGCCATGGTGAGAGTGGGTGAAGATACAGGTAGACTTGATGAGATGCTGGATACTATTGCAAATTTCTTTGAGGATGAAGTTGACAGATCAGTGGAAGCATTAATTTCAACTATAGAACCATTACTTATTGTATTTATAGGAATTATTGTAGGTGCCATTCTTATAGCTCTTTATCTACCAATATTCAAAATGGGTGAACTTATTCAATCATAATGAAAAAAGTTGCAGTTGCATTAAGTGGTGGGGTGGATTCTTCAGTGTCCGCCCTTTTGCTTAAAGAAAAAGGATACGACGTTATAGGAATTACCTTAAAATTATCTTCCGTAGTATGCGAAACAGATACACAGATATGCTGTTCCCCACAAGATGTCAAAGATGCAAAAAAAGTATCTCAGTTTTTAGGTATAGAGCATTATGTTTTAGATTGGGAAGATATTTTTCATAAAAAAGTGATTAATTATTTTTTAGATGAGTATAAAAAAGGTAAAACTCCAAATCCATGCTCTATATGTAACCGGGAAGTAAAAACAGGTCTTCTTGCAAAATATGCAGTTGATGTTCTAGGCGTTGATTATCTTGCTACAGGACATTATTTAGGAATTTCTGATATAGAAGGACATAAAGTAATCAAAAGAGGTAAAGATATTAAAAAAGACCAGTCTTACTTTATGGCTCTTTTAGAAAAGGAAATCTTAGATTATCTTATCTTTCCTTTAACAGATAAAACAAAAGAAGAAGTCAGGCAAATAGCTCAAAAATATAAAATTCCTGTAGCTCAAAAATCTGAAAGCTTTGAAATATGCTTTACGGCTGGAAAGACTCCCGGAGAATATATAGACCAGCTTGGATTAAATATAAATACTGCCGGGGATATTTTGCTTGATACAGGAGAAAAAGTTGGTAAACATAAAGGTTTATCCCACTACACTATAGGCCAGAGAAGAGGTCTTGGGGTTGCATGGAAAGAACCTCTTTATGTTTTAGACAAAGATATAAAAACAAATTCATTGATTGTAGGGACAAAAGACAAACTTTTAACTGATTATGTTGGGGCAGGAAATATCAATTTATTTGTTCCGGAAGACTTTTTATTTGAAAAAGAAATTTTAGTTCAAGGAAGATATAAGCAAAAACCCGTAGAAATAAAAAAAGTAGAAAAAGGAAATAACAAATTTAGATTTTACTTCAAAACTCCACAACCGAAATTTGCACCGGGACAAATTCTGGCTATATATACAAATGACAAACTGTTAGGCGGTGGTGTTATAGTATAGTTCCTTTATAAACTCTATTGCCTGCTCTTTAGTTTTTATTTTTCCTTCTACCTGCTTTTTTTGCAGTTCTTCTTTAATTTTTCCAACAATTGGGGAAGGTTTTATATTCAAAATTTCCATAATTTCTTTTCCATTTAACAAAGGTTGCTCTATAACTTCTTTAGTATAAATATCAAAATAATATTCCTGGAGAAAAATCACAAAAAGTTCAAGTTTTTTAAGATATTCCTTATTTTCAGAGGTGGCATAGGCATCTGCATAGGTAAGGATAAAAAGGTGAGGAATTAAACTTTTGTTCCTGAACCAGAAAAAATTTAGCTCTTTATTAGTCAGGTTATCTGCTTCTTTCAAAGCTAATAATCTAAATATTTCCAGATGAGAACCAACAAGATTTCCAATGAATTCTGATGCTTTTTTTCCAAGGGATAGCTCTCTATTTATTGAGTTCAAAATGATTTCCTTGCCTTTTATATCATGTTCCTTAAATTTTTGTTTGGTTGTGTATATTTTTCCAATATCATGAAAGAAAGCTGTAAATTTTAAAAGAGTAATATCATTAAATTCTGTAAAAAATTCCTGTTTACCTAATTTTTCTAAAAATGATTTAGGGATACTATTTTTCAATAACTCTTTTTTTTTAAAAATTCTTCCATATACTCAACTGTTTTTAAAGAATGCTCCAGCAAGGGATATTTATGAAATTCTCCTTGATTTTTGATCTTTATCATTTCATTTATTTCAGGAACAATTTGCTGAAATATTCCGGCTGATATTAGTTTTTCAATTGTTTTGTAGCTATCTTCCCCTTCAAAAATTTTTAAAATTTCATCTCTTATCCTTTCAACCGGGGAGTTTTTAACTAATTCCTTATTTTTCTTAACCCATTTTTCGTATTCTTTATCTAACTCAAAATCAAGCTGCTGGGCAATTCTAAAACCTCTGAATATTCTTACAGGGTCTTTTTGTATATTTTCATATGAAACAGGCCTTATTATTCCTGTCTGAAGATCTTCAAGACCACCGGATGGATCAAATAGAACCGTTTGGGAAGCACCCATACCCAAAGCATCATCAAAAACAATTGCCATTGCATTAATTGTAAAATCTCTCTGGAGTAAATCCTGATTAACCCGCTCTATTATTTCTTTTTCCTTATCATAAAAGTCCAGCTGGGGATTTGACATAATATCAGAGATATCCATATAAGAGAAATCAAATCTATAGCGGGTCTGCCCTTCATAGAAAATTATAGTAGCTACATCTTTTTCTTTTTCAAAAGAGAATATATCTCCTTTACCAAGGATATTTTTTAGTTTTTTTACTATCTCAAACGGGTCTGTTGTTACAATAAAATCAACATCAACTTTATTTTTAATAGGTCTGTTTAACAGTCTATCTCTTATCCAGCCTCCAACTATAAGACAGACCGTATCTTTTCCAAGAGCTTTTGCTACCTGGTCAAAATAAGAGTTATAGAATAAAAGTCCATGAACATACTTTGTTTTTATATCTAAATCAAATTCTTCCCGTTGGTCTTTGGGAATATTCTGTCTATGAAGAATTTTCTCAAGTAGTTTTTCTATTCCAAGCATTTGATTTCCTTTAGAGAATATTAAATTGTTTTAATATTTTGGCAAGCTCAGGGTCTTTTTTGGCTAATTGTTTTAAAGCCTGATACAATTCTCTTAATTTTTCTTCTTTTTGAAGTTCCTCAAGGGTTTCATCTTTAGCTCTTTTTATAATTGTCCTTCTGTCCCAGTAAGCAAACCCTATTACAAAAACAGTTAAAGTTGTAAAGATTCCAGTTATAATCCATAGAAACTGAATAAAATGGTCAAAACGCTTATTAATATCCTCAAATCGTCTGTTAATATCCTCAAAACGTTTGTTAATATCTTCAAATCGTTTGTCTATTTGCTCAAATCTTTTATTAGTTTCTTCTTTAAAATCTCTAAACTGAGTTTCAAGGATAGTTAGTCTTTTGTCTATATCAATGAGTTTTTGATAAATCATTTCATTGGTTATTTTTACATTTTTGTTTTCTGCAAAAGAAAATCCAAATAAACCTAAAGTTAAAAAAAGAGAAAATAAAACTTTTCTCATCAATTACCTCAAATAAATTCCACAATTTACTTTAATTTTATGGAATGTAATGAGATTTTGCAAATAAAAAAGCCCCCATTAACGGGGGCTTGAGAAGAAGATTTATAGAATGAATTCCTTAGAAGAGGAATCCAGCTTCGAAAGCTAAAACTGTTCTGTTGTCTTTAGCTTTTCCGCTGTCGTTTACGAAAACTTTTTTATCTGTTGAAATGTAAGCAGCTTCAAGTCTTGCAAATGTGTTTTTAGTTGGTTTCCATGTTGGTGTAATTGTAAATGACCATGCACTGTTTTTACCTGTGAGATAGATTCCACTACCGTTATTATCGCTTGAATCTCCGTTATCTACATATTCAATTCTAATTGGGAAAGTTACATTAGCAATTTGAGCATCAAGGAAATCTACGTCAATATTAAGAGCTACACCCCATGCAGAATCATCTGCTTTAGAATCACTTCCTAACGGATTTTTGGTTCCTGTGGCAGATCTTTTTGCAGCATCATCAAGAGTTGTATAATCAGCCTCAAGTCCTGCCTTTACAATTCCAAAGTCAAAGTTTGTGCAGAGAACATAGAGATTTCTTCCTTCTGCTTCGTTATATGTGTGTAATCCTACTTTTGAACCGAAACCTACAAAATCTGACAGATTGAAAGAAATACCAGCTTCGAAAGCATCTGAAATACCATAGCCTAAAACATCATTACTTTTACCTTGTAACAATCCTCCTCCTTGATTGTATCCTACATAAACTTGAGCAATTCCTGCATCATAGTTGGCTCTTGCTCCAGCATAAAGAACAGGGTGTCCTGTAAAGAGGATACCTCTTGTATAGTTTCTATTGAGAATTGTTAATGGAGCTTCACCGAATTTGTTCCAGAGAAGTCCTGCATCAATAGAAAGACCTTCAATTGGAGCAATTGTTACATAAGCAAGCCATGGTTTAAAATCTGTTGTTTTTCCCCATTTAAGAAGTCTTTGTCCTTTGCCACTATTTAAAGAATTATCTCCATTTACAACTGCTGAAGATGCTACTAATGTTGGAACTTCGAAGCTTGCGAAAGCTGCATTAAATCCGATTGGGCTGTTTGCATCAGCTTTTTTCATTAATCCGATAGCAAATGTAGATACGTGGAAATTATCGTTATTGCCATCATTTCCAAAGTTTGATAGAGCAAAATCATTGTCCTGCCAGTCGTAAGAAGCTGATACTCCACCATAGAGAACAATGTCAGAGTTAGCAACTGTAAGAGTTCCAGCCTGTGCAGCACCTGCTGCAAGTAATCCTGCTGCTGCTAAACCTAATACTTTTTTCATGTCGTAACCTCCTTAAATATGATTTTTTTCATAAATTTTATACCAAATTTTAATTCATATGTCTATTCTAATATATTATTTGTTTAATTTTCGTAACAAATACATTTTCCTTTAATTTTAGAAGGAAACAATATTTATGCCAAAATTAGGAAACATTCATAATATTTGGGGAAGTATTGATATTTCTTGATGGAAAAGATATGAAAGAAAAAAATCAATGTAAAATTTATTTTTCCTCTTCTGCACTTTTGCAAAAATTAAAAATTTTTTCTTCTTTGATAGAAACATTATTTGATGATTTTTTCTTCATCTGAAGAACTTTTCGTCGAATTATATTTCTACCTTTGTTTTTATGAAGGCAAGATTTATATGCGCATATTTGACACAAGAAATCATTTGGATTATATACTTGACCCATTAGCTTTCTCCATTAAAGAAAAAAGGGGCTTTCGCCCCTTTGGAAAATTTAGAATACGAATCCAGCTTCTACACCCATAACTGTTCTATTGTCTTTTTTGTTTCCATTATCATCTTGGAAACCTTTTTTGTCAGTTGAGATGTAAGAGAATTCTGCTCTGAGGAATGTGTTTTTAGTTGGTTTCCATGTTGGTGTGATCGTGAAAGTCCATGCATCATCACCGGCAACACTATATATTCCACTTGTTCCATCATTTACGTATTCAATTCTTACTGGAATTTCAAAAACATCCATTTTTGCAGATGCATAGAGAGCTATACCGTAAGCAGAATCATCCTTTCCAGACTTTTTCGCTGTGTCATCTAACCATTGATAATCAATATTTGTTCCAAGTTCAATACCTGCAACTTCTGTGCTGAGAACTACATCAACAAGGTTTTTGAAAGCAGAATAGTCAAAATAAGAAACAGCATAGTTAAAACCCGCTATAGAACCAATAGAACCTATAGCAAAAGCATCAGAAGGCAATACTCCGTTTATGGCACTAACGGTATCTTCACTTTGCTGAGTATACTCAGCGTAAATGTCAATTCCATCCATAATAGAGTAAGTCACTCTTGCTCCAGGATAAACGAAAGGTTGCCCATACCAAACTGCACCAAAAAGATAGTTAGGATTATCATAAGTATGATACAATTCATATCCAATATTTGTAGTAAGTTTTCCCGCATCTATAGTTAACCCTTCAATTGGTCTTATACTAACCCATGCATATTCAACATCAAATTCAGGAGAAGGAGGTAATGTCTCATCTAAGATATCCGGTTGTCCACTTGCACCAAAACCTACAGTAAAGCCAATTGTAGAGTTCATTTTTGAAGTTAAATCAATTGCAAAAGAAGAAACTGTAAAATAATCATTATTTTGATTCTTCCCATTATTTGTTGCATAGAAATAACCCGCTGTTACACCTCCTGTCATTTCAATATCAGAGTTAGCAACTGTAAGAGTTCCAGCCTGCGCAGCACCTGCTGCAAGTAATCCTGCTGCCACTAAACTTAATGCTTTTTTCATACTGTAACCTCCTTTAAGTTTTTATTAGCCAATATTAGCACATTTTTAATCTAAATAGCAAAAATGGGGCTTTTAAAGCCCCGAAATTGTTTATAAATTAAATCCTCTCTCTCCATGTGTTGCTTCATCAAGACCCATTGTTTCTGTCTCTTCGTCAACTCTTGCTCCACCTGTTAACAGAGAAGATACAAAATATAAAATGGCTGTCATAATTGCTGTGAATACTATTGTGAATAAAATAGATTCAACCTGAACAATAATTTGTCCCATTCTATCTCCGTTTTGGAGAGGAGAGCCGTCCCATGCGAGTGGTTGAAGTGCGAAGAAACCTGTTGCTAATGCACCCCAGATACCTGCCATTCCATGAACACCGAAAGCATCAAGGGAGTCATCATATCCAAGGGCTTTCTTGAGAACATAAACCCCGAACCATCCAACTATACCTGCTATAAAGCCAATAATAAGTGCACCTGCAGCATTAACAAAACCTGCCGCTGGGGTAATAGCTACCAGACCTGCAATAGCACCTGAAGCAGCACCAAGGAGTGTTGGCTTTTTAGCTGTTATCCATTCTATTAATACCCATGAGATAACTGCTGCTGCTGTTGCAAGGTTTGTTGTAAGAAGTGCAACACCTGCAACCTCGTTTGCACCAAATGCAGAACCTGCATTAAATCCAAACCATCCAAACCACAGGAGACCTGCACCAAGGGCAGTTAAAACAACTGAAGATGGAAGAATTGCTGTTTTTTTGTAATCTTTTCTTTTTCCAAGAAGTAATGCTAAAACCAGACCTGTTACCCCTGCGTTGATATGAACAACTGTTCCACCTGCAAAGTCAAGAGCTCCTGCATCAAAGAGGAAACCTCCACCCCATACAACGTGAGCTATTGGAGCATATACAAAAGTAATCCATAGAATTACAAATACGAGCCATGTGGAAAATTTCATTCTTTCAATTACTGCACCTGCAGCAAGTGCTATTGTGATAGCAGCGAATGTTGACTGGAATGTTGCAAATACCCATTCAGGATATGTTCCACTTAAAGCTTTATAATCAACTCCATTCATTAAAAATTTGCCAAATCCTCCAACTATAGCATCAAGAGCTCCATATCCGTCTGTGAATGCCATAGAATAACCCCAAAGGAACCACACAACAATTGCTATTGCATAAGCCATAAGAACCATCATTACTGTGTTAACAATATTTTTGTATCTTGTCATTCCACCGTAGAAAAGGATAAGTCCTCCCACAGTCATAAGAACAACCAGAGCTGTTGCTGTTATCATCCATGCGGTATCACCGGTATCTAACTTTGCTTCATCTGCAAAGGAAATAGCCGGCACCAGCAGGGAGAAAGCCCAAAATAATAAAGATTTAATTCTCATACTGTAACCTCCTGATTTTTATTTATTTTTTAAAGGGCTTCTACGCCTCTTTCTCCTGTTCTTATTCTTACAGCATCTTCAACAGGAATGATAAAGATTTTTCCATCACCCACTTTTCCTGTTCTTGCTGCATTTGTTATAGCTTCAACAAGTTTTTCAACCATCTCATCTTCAGCAACAATCTCAATTTTGATTTTTGGGAGAAAATCAATCACATATTCAGCTCCCCTATAAAGCTCGGTATGTCCTTTTTGTCTTCCGAATCCTTTTACCTCTGTAACTGTGATACCAAAATTTCCAAGTTCTGATATTGCCTCTTTAACCTCATCCAGCTTAAAAGGCTTGATAATAGCCTCAATTTTTTTCATAACCAAACCTCCTGTTTTTTGTTCAGAAAGTTTTAAAATAAAAAATCATGCCAAAAATTTTGATAGTATAAGTTATTGATAAATATGAATTTTTATTAAATATGGAGAGTGAGGGACTTGCACTAAGATTAGGCAATAAGGGAGGTTTTGAACTGAATTTGTGCAAAAAAAAAAGCCCCCATTACGGGGGCTTGGAAAACTTTTTATATTAAGGGCTTTTTAGAAGCCCATGTCTCCCATTCCTTCCATTCCTGCTGCTGGATTTTTCTCTTCTTTTTCTGGTATTTCAGCAACAAGTGCTTCAGCTGTGAGCATTGTTCCGGCTACAGATGCAGCATTTTGTATAGCGGTTCTTACAACTTTAGTTGGGTCTATAATACCAGCTTCAAGCATATCTACATATTCACCTGTAGCAGCATTAAATCCGTAGTTTACATTATCACTTGCTTCAACTTTTTCTATTACAACAGAACCTTCAAAGCCTGCATTGTTGGCAATTTGTTTTAATGGAACTTGTGCAGCTTTTCTTACAATATCAATTCCCCATTGTTTATCTGGGTTTTCATCTTTAAGGTCACAGAGTGCTTTAGAAGCTCTGAGAAGTGCTACTCCACCACCTGGAACAATTCCTTCTTCAACAGCAGCTTTTGTAGCATGAACAGCATCATCAACTCTGTCTTTTTTCTCTTTGAGTTCTGCTTCTGTAGCAGCTCCAACTTTGATAATAGCTACTCCACCTGCAAGTTTAGCAAGTCTTTCTTGAAGTTTTTCTTTGTCATACTCAGATGTTGTTGTTTCAATTTGAGCTTTGATTTGCTCAATTCTTGCTTTGATATCTTCTGGATTACCTTTACCACCGATTATTGTTGTGTTGTCTTTGTCTATTACAACTTTGTCAGCTTGACCAAGCATATCAAGATCAACATTTTCAAGTTTAATTCCAAGGTCTTCTGTAATAGCTTGGCCACCTGTAAGGATAGCTATATCTTGGAGCATTGCTTTTCTTCTTTCTCCAAATCCTGGAGCTTTAACAGCAGCTACTTTGAGAACTCCTTTCAGGTTGTTTACTACCAGTGTAGCAAGTGCTTCACCTTCTACATCTTCAGCTATGATAACAAGTGGTCTGTTTGTTTGAACAACTTTTTCAAGAACTGGGAGAAGTTCTCTGATATTGCTGATTTTCTTTTCATATATGAGGATGTATGGATTTTCTAATACAGCTTCCATTTTTTCTGGGTTTGTTACAAAGTATGGTGAGAGGTATCCTCTATCAAATTGCATACCTTCAACAACTTCAAGAGTTGTTTCAGATGTTTTAGACTCTTCTACTGTGATAACACCATCTTTTCCAACTTTTTCCATTGCATCAGCAATGATTTTTCCGATTTCTGGGTCGTTGTTAGCTGAAATTGTAGCAACTTGCTCTATTTCTTTTCTTCCGCTTACTTCTTTAGAAAGTTTTTTGAGCTCTTCTACTACAACTTTTACAGCTTCATCAATTCCTCTTTTTACATATACAGGGTTAGCTCCTGAAGCTATAGCTTTAAGACCTTCTGTGTATATAGCTTGTGTAAGAATTGTAGCTGTTGTTGTTCCATCACCGGCAACATCAGCTGTTTTTGAAGCAACTTCTTTAACAAGCTGAGCAGCCATATTCTCTAATGGGTCTGGAAGTTCTATTTCTTTAGCAACAGATACACCGTCTTTTGTTACATTAGGGCTTCCCCATTTTTTCTCAAGGATTACTTCTCTTCCTCTTGGTCCAAGAGTAACTTTTACAGCATTTGCTAATTTATCTACACCTGCTTTAAGTTTTGCTCTTGCTTCTTCACCGTAGATTATCATTTTTCCTGCCATCTATTTCCACCTCCTTTGTTTTTTTGTTATTGGATAATAGCAAGGATGTCGTCTTCTCTGAGAACTATAAGTTCTTCTCCATCAACAACAAATTCATTTCCGGCATATTTGCTGTAGATAACTTTGTCCCCAACTTTTACTTTTAATGGTTTGATTTCTCCATTTTCTAAAAGTCTTCCTTCACCAACGGCTATTACTTCACCTTCTGATGGTTTTTCTTTAGCTGTATCAGGGATGATAATTCCTGATGGAGTTTTTTCTTCTGCTTCTTCTGCAGGTTTGATCACTACTCTATCGTAGAGGGGTGTGATTTTAGCCATCCTGCATAACCTCCTTTTTCTTTATTTTTACTATTTAATATTATATTCCTGAATATAAAAAAATGCAATAAGTTTGCATATAAAATATGCTTGTATTTGACTCAGATTTTATAAGACCAAAATAAACCCTATACTTGATTTAAACGTTTTACCTGCCTATTTTTTAATCACTTTATATAACTGTTCCTTAATCTGTTCTAAGAGTGATTCATCTGTGATTTTTTTCTTGTCTGGAGTTCTTACATAAAAAGCATCTCTTATCCTTTCCCCTTGAGTAGCAACTTTGACTATATGGACGTAGAGATCAAATTTCGCAAATACTTTGAAAATATCAAATAGTAATCCTATTCTATCTTCTCCAGAAATATCAAATATGGTGTAAATGTCCGATGAACTGTTGTCCACTTTTACAAATGTCGGTGGTGGAATTACAGATGCTTTAAATACAGTGTTCCTTTTTTTAGAAAGGTCTTCAAGGGTAAGTTTTTTGTCAAGATATTTGGCAAACAGTTCTTTAAATTGCTCAAATTTTTTATCTTCAACAACTTCAAGGGATGAGGTTGATATTTGAAGGTCAATTACCACGATACCATCTTTTCTCATATAGCTATAAACAGAAAGAATATTAATTCCCATGTAAGAAAGTATTCCTGTTACAACAAGCAATGGATTTTTTACTTTCTTACTATCCAAAACTACAATAAGTTCGGAAAATCCTATACCATAATTTTTATCAAAAAAGAACTGGGGTTTTCCTGTTTTGAATAAAAGTTCTTCCATTTTGATATGTCTTATCATTGTGTCCAGTGGGGTTGAAAGCAGGTAATATTCAGAAAATCTTTGCATATGGAATTTTGCTCTCTCTTCTCCAAGCTCTGCTTCAAGAAGTGCATAAAGTTTTTTTCTTTTTTCTTCTATCTTTTTAGCTGCTATCTCTTCATAAGAAACATTTTCTTCAAGGACTTCCATTGTTTTGTGGTAAAGTTCCCACAGAAGAGAGTTTTTCCAGTCATTCCAGATGTTAGGACCAACGGCATTTGCATCGCACCATGTTAGGACTGTAAGCATCTTTAATAGCTCTTTGTTTTTTATGGTTTTTGCAAAATCATTTATAACCTTTGGGTCGTTTAAATTTCTTCTTTGGGAGATCTTTGCCATATCAAGATGATGTCTAACAAGGAAACCAACAATCTCTGCGTCCCTTTCAGGATAGCCAAATCTACGCATAATATCCCTTGCCATTTTTTCTCCTAAAATACAGTGGTCAGTTTTATGTCCCTTTCCTATATCGTGCAAAAAGATAGCCCATGTAAGTAAATCAACCCTGTCTATCTCCTTGTAAAGCTCATACATCATTTTTCTGTGGGGATGGTCAACTTTTTTGAGACTTTCCAGCTCTTCCACTGCCTTTATTGCATGAGCATCTGTTGTGTATTTGTGGTAAGCATCATACTGGAAATGGCACCTTTGATATCCGAATTCTGGTATAAGGTCATCAAGAACATAAAAGTCCTGCATTTTTCTAAGAGTTTTTGCAAGATTTTTTGGATCAGAGAATATTTTTCTAACAAGGCTTTTTATCTCAGGATTGTCTCTGTTTTCTCTCAGTTTTTCTTCATTTTTCCTAATTAAAAATTCCAGTTCAGAAGAAAAATCGAGATTATATTCTTTAAAATACAGGAATGCTTTTAGAATATTTTTTACATCTTTTTCAAATTTGTTTTTGTTGAATACATCAAGCTCAATAGATGTTCTGGAAAAGACATCATCAATAGGTTCATGAATTTCAAGTTCATCTTCTTCAGTAAGGGCTTTTAGAATTCTCTTTGTTATAGTGTTTATTGATTTTGCATACAGGTAATAAAGCCTCATCATTTTTTCAACGCTTTCTCTGAGGGCTTCTTCATCATAAGGAGCTTCTACATAGCCTAATTTTTTTGCTACTTCTTCCTGAAGGGGCCTGACCAGAACATCACATCTTTTATTGCATATTAGGTGCATCTCATTTCTAAGTCTTAAGAGAAAGTTATAAGCTCTGATAAGTTCCTGATATTCTTCCTCAAGGATTATATTGTTTTCCACAAAGTAGTGATAATTAGGGACGTCATCTAAAACTTTTGCAATCCAGAAAACCTCATGGAAGTCCCTCAGACCTCCTTCACCCTCTTTTATATGAGGTTCCATCATGTAAATGGTTGAACCGGTTCTTTGGTATCTCATTTTTCTGGCTCTGAGGGTAGCATTTATATAGGCTGATCTTTTCCTTCTGATTAATCTTTTAAATTTTTTTATAAGCTCGTCATAAAGTTCTTTATTCCCAATAATAAATCTTCCTTGTAGCAAAGAAGTTGCTACGGTAAGGTCTTCTTTTGATAAATCAAGGAATGTTTTTATATCCCGTGGCGAAAATCCAATATCAACTTTAAGGTCTAAAAGTGCGTAATAGAAGTTTTCTATCCCTTCCTTTAGCTGTTCAAAATTATCAGGTTCAAAAACAAGGGACAAATCTATATCAGATTTAAAACAGAGCTCTCTCCTTCCATATCCTCCTAAAACAACAATTGCTATCTGGGATAAATCTTTAAAGGATATCTCTGCAAGCTGTTTTATGGTTTCGTCTGTGAGGTCTGATAATGAACGGACTGTTTCCAGACCGTCGGCACCTGCTCTATGTTTCTGGACGATTTCCTCTTTTTTTTCAAAGTAGTTTTTTAATATTTCCTGTTTCTTTTTTTCCAGTGTTTTATTCATCATACCCTACCTACCTTCTTTTTTATGGTTTCAACTGGAATTTTATAATAAATGGGTCTTCCGTGGGGACATAGATTTGGATTGTTTGTTGCAAGCCATATTTTAAGGAGATTTTTGGCCTCTTCATCGTCGAGGATTTCTCCGGCTTCAATTGAAAGCTCACAGGCAATCTCCCCCAGAAATTTCTCTATCT of the Persephonella sp. genome contains:
- a CDS encoding outer membrane beta-barrel protein codes for the protein MKKALSLVAAGLLAAGAAQAGTLTVANSDIEMTGGVTAGYFYATNNGKNQNNDYFTVSSFAIDLTSKMNSTIGFTVGFGASGQPDILDETLPPSPEFDVEYAWVSIRPIEGLTIDAGKLTTNIGYELYHTYDNPNYLFGAVWYGQPFVYPGARVTYSIMDGIDIYAEYTQQSEDTVSAINGVLPSDAFAIGSIGSIAGFNYAVSYFDYSAFKNLVDVVLSTEVAGIELGTNIDYQWLDDTAKKSGKDDSAYGIALYASAKMDVFEIPVRIEYVNDGTSGIYSVAGDDAWTFTITPTWKPTKNTFLRAEFSYISTDKKGFQDDNGNKKDNRTVMGVEAGFVF
- a CDS encoding ammonium transporter → MRIKSLLFWAFSLLVPAISFADEAKLDTGDTAWMITATALVVLMTVGGLILFYGGMTRYKNIVNTVMMVLMAYAIAIVVWFLWGYSMAFTDGYGALDAIVGGFGKFLMNGVDYKALSGTYPEWVFATFQSTFAAITIALAAGAVIERMKFSTWLVFVILWITFVYAPIAHVVWGGGFLFDAGALDFAGGTVVHINAGVTGLVLALLLGKRKDYKKTAILPSSVVLTALGAGLLWFGWFGFNAGSAFGANEVAGVALLTTNLATAAAVISWVLIEWITAKKPTLLGAASGAIAGLVAITPAAGFVNAAGALIIGFIAGIVGWFGVYVLKKALGYDDSLDAFGVHGMAGIWGALATGFFALQPLAWDGSPLQNGDRMGQIIVQVESILFTIVFTAIMTAILYFVSSLLTGGARVDEETETMGLDEATHGERGFNL
- a CDS encoding P-II family nitrogen regulator, whose amino-acid sequence is MKKIEAIIKPFKLDEVKEAISELGNFGITVTEVKGFGRQKGHTELYRGAEYVIDFLPKIKIEIVAEDEMVEKLVEAITNAARTGKVGDGKIFIIPVEDAVRIRTGERGVEAL
- the groL gene encoding chaperonin GroEL (60 kDa chaperone family; promotes refolding of misfolded polypeptides especially under stressful conditions; forms two stacked rings of heptamers to form a barrel-shaped 14mer; ends can be capped by GroES; misfolded proteins enter the barrel where they are refolded when GroES binds) yields the protein MAGKMIIYGEEARAKLKAGVDKLANAVKVTLGPRGREVILEKKWGSPNVTKDGVSVAKEIELPDPLENMAAQLVKEVASKTADVAGDGTTTATILTQAIYTEGLKAIASGANPVYVKRGIDEAVKVVVEELKKLSKEVSGRKEIEQVATISANNDPEIGKIIADAMEKVGKDGVITVEESKTSETTLEVVEGMQFDRGYLSPYFVTNPEKMEAVLENPYILIYEKKISNIRELLPVLEKVVQTNRPLVIIAEDVEGEALATLVVNNLKGVLKVAAVKAPGFGERRKAMLQDIAILTGGQAITEDLGIKLENVDLDMLGQADKVVIDKDNTTIIGGKGNPEDIKARIEQIKAQIETTTSEYDKEKLQERLAKLAGGVAIIKVGAATEAELKEKKDRVDDAVHATKAAVEEGIVPGGGVALLRASKALCDLKDENPDKQWGIDIVRKAAQVPLKQIANNAGFEGSVVIEKVEASDNVNYGFNAATGEYVDMLEAGIIDPTKVVRTAIQNAASVAGTMLTAEALVAEIPEKEEKNPAAGMEGMGDMGF
- the groES gene encoding co-chaperone GroES, translating into MAKITPLYDRVVIKPAEEAEEKTPSGIIIPDTAKEKPSEGEVIAVGEGRLLENGEIKPLKVKVGDKVIYSKYAGNEFVVDGEELIVLREDDILAIIQ